In the Corvus cornix cornix isolate S_Up_H32 chromosome 18, ASM73873v5, whole genome shotgun sequence genome, one interval contains:
- the RBFOX3 gene encoding RNA binding protein fox-1 homolog 3 isoform X6: MAQPYPPAQYPPPPQNGIPAEYAPPHPHPTQDYSGQSTVPEHAMTLYTPAQSHTEQPGTDASTQSIAGTQTVPQTDEAAQTDSQQLHSSDNTEKQQPKRLHVSNIPFRFRDPDLRQMFGQFGKILDVEIIFNERGSKGFGFVTFETSTDADRAREKLNGTIVEGRKIEVNNATARVMTNKKVANPYTNGWKLNPVVGAVYGPEFYAVTGFPYPTTGTAVAYRGAHLRGRGRAVYNTFRAAPPPPPIPTYGAVVYQDGFYGAEIYGGYAAYRYAQPAAAAAAYSDSYGRVYAAADPYHHTIGPAATYSIGTMASLYRGGYSRFTPY; the protein is encoded by the exons ATGGCTCAACCCTACCCCCCGGCCCAGTACCCCCCGCCCCCCCAGAATGGGATCCCCGCAGAGTACGCACCACCACACCCCCACCCCACGCAGGACTACTCGGGGCAGAGCACAGTACCGGAGCACGCCATGACCCTCTAcacaccagcacagagccacaCCGAGCAGCCAGGCACCGACGCCAGCACACAGTCCATAGCAGGGACACAGACGGTACCG CAGACAGACGAGGCGGCACAGACAGACAGCCAGCAGCTACACTCCTCAGAcaacacagagaagcagcagcccaaGAGGTTACATGTCTCCAACATTCCCTTTCGATTCCGGGACCCTGACCTGCGGCAAATGTTTGGG CAATTCGGGAAAATTCTGGATGTGGAGATCATTTTCAATGAGCGGGGCTCCAAG GGTTTTGGGTTTGTAACTTTTGAAACTAGCACAGATGCCGACCGGGCACGGGAGAAGCTGAATGGCACCATCGTAGAGGGCCGGAAGATTGAG GTGAACAATGCCACGGCCCGTGTCATGACCAACAAGAAGGTGGCCAACCCCTACACCAATG gCTGGAAGCTGAACCCGGTGGTGGGAGCAGTCTACGGCCCCGAATTCTACGCAG TAACGGGGTTCCCATACCCCACCACGGGAACGGCCGTGGCCTACCGAGGGGCACACCTACGGGGTCGAGGACGTGCCGTCTACAACACCTtccgggccgcgccgccgccaccgcccaTCCCCACCTACGGCGC GGTCGTCTACCAGGATGGGTTCTACGGAGCTGAGATCTAC gggGGCTACGCTGCCTACAGGTACGCCCAgcccgcagcagcagcagccgcgTACAGCGACAG TTATGGCAGAGTGTACGCAGCAGCAGACCCCTACCACCACACCATCGGCCCCGCCGCCACGTACAGCATTGGCACCATG GCTAGTCTATACCGAGGAGGGTACAGCCGCTTCACTCCCTACTAG
- the RBFOX3 gene encoding RNA binding protein fox-1 homolog 3 isoform X1 produces the protein MLCSMANSGCLLVSNSGMLPHSLPCPPAFLYLQQGNQDATAPPDAMAQPYPPAQYPPPPQNGIPAEYAPPHPHPTQDYSGQSTVPEHAMTLYTPAQSHTEQPGTDASTQSIAGTQTVPQTDEAAQTDSQQLHSSDNTEKQQPKRLHVSNIPFRFRDPDLRQMFGQFGKILDVEIIFNERGSKGFGFVTFETSTDADRAREKLNGTIVEGRKIEVNNATARVMTNKKVANPYTNGWKLNPVVGAVYGPEFYAVTGFPYPTTGTAVAYRGAHLRGRGRAVYNTFRAAPPPPPIPTYGAVVYQDGFYGAEIYGGYAAYRYAQPAAAAAAYSDSYGRVYAAADPYHHTIGPAATYSIGTMASLYRGGYSRFTPY, from the exons GGTAACCAGGACGCCACGGCTCCACCAGACGCGATGGCTCAACCCTACCCCCCGGCCCAGTACCCCCCGCCCCCCCAGAATGGGATCCCCGCAGAGTACGCACCACCACACCCCCACCCCACGCAGGACTACTCGGGGCAGAGCACAGTACCGGAGCACGCCATGACCCTCTAcacaccagcacagagccacaCCGAGCAGCCAGGCACCGACGCCAGCACACAGTCCATAGCAGGGACACAGACGGTACCG CAGACAGACGAGGCGGCACAGACAGACAGCCAGCAGCTACACTCCTCAGAcaacacagagaagcagcagcccaaGAGGTTACATGTCTCCAACATTCCCTTTCGATTCCGGGACCCTGACCTGCGGCAAATGTTTGGG CAATTCGGGAAAATTCTGGATGTGGAGATCATTTTCAATGAGCGGGGCTCCAAG GGTTTTGGGTTTGTAACTTTTGAAACTAGCACAGATGCCGACCGGGCACGGGAGAAGCTGAATGGCACCATCGTAGAGGGCCGGAAGATTGAG GTGAACAATGCCACGGCCCGTGTCATGACCAACAAGAAGGTGGCCAACCCCTACACCAATG gCTGGAAGCTGAACCCGGTGGTGGGAGCAGTCTACGGCCCCGAATTCTACGCAG TAACGGGGTTCCCATACCCCACCACGGGAACGGCCGTGGCCTACCGAGGGGCACACCTACGGGGTCGAGGACGTGCCGTCTACAACACCTtccgggccgcgccgccgccaccgcccaTCCCCACCTACGGCGC GGTCGTCTACCAGGATGGGTTCTACGGAGCTGAGATCTAC gggGGCTACGCTGCCTACAGGTACGCCCAgcccgcagcagcagcagccgcgTACAGCGACAG TTATGGCAGAGTGTACGCAGCAGCAGACCCCTACCACCACACCATCGGCCCCGCCGCCACGTACAGCATTGGCACCATG GCTAGTCTATACCGAGGAGGGTACAGCCGCTTCACTCCCTACTAG
- the RBFOX3 gene encoding RNA binding protein fox-1 homolog 3 isoform X2 yields the protein MLCSMANSGCLLVSNSGMLPHSLPCPPAFLYLQQGNQDATAPPDAMAQPYPPAQYPPPPQNGIPAEYAPPHPHPTQDYSGQSTVPEHAMTLYTPAQSHTEQPGTDASTQSIAGTQTVPTDEAAQTDSQQLHSSDNTEKQQPKRLHVSNIPFRFRDPDLRQMFGQFGKILDVEIIFNERGSKGFGFVTFETSTDADRAREKLNGTIVEGRKIEVNNATARVMTNKKVANPYTNGWKLNPVVGAVYGPEFYAVTGFPYPTTGTAVAYRGAHLRGRGRAVYNTFRAAPPPPPIPTYGAVVYQDGFYGAEIYGGYAAYRYAQPAAAAAAYSDSYGRVYAAADPYHHTIGPAATYSIGTMASLYRGGYSRFTPY from the exons GGTAACCAGGACGCCACGGCTCCACCAGACGCGATGGCTCAACCCTACCCCCCGGCCCAGTACCCCCCGCCCCCCCAGAATGGGATCCCCGCAGAGTACGCACCACCACACCCCCACCCCACGCAGGACTACTCGGGGCAGAGCACAGTACCGGAGCACGCCATGACCCTCTAcacaccagcacagagccacaCCGAGCAGCCAGGCACCGACGCCAGCACACAGTCCATAGCAGGGACACAGACGGTACCG ACAGACGAGGCGGCACAGACAGACAGCCAGCAGCTACACTCCTCAGAcaacacagagaagcagcagcccaaGAGGTTACATGTCTCCAACATTCCCTTTCGATTCCGGGACCCTGACCTGCGGCAAATGTTTGGG CAATTCGGGAAAATTCTGGATGTGGAGATCATTTTCAATGAGCGGGGCTCCAAG GGTTTTGGGTTTGTAACTTTTGAAACTAGCACAGATGCCGACCGGGCACGGGAGAAGCTGAATGGCACCATCGTAGAGGGCCGGAAGATTGAG GTGAACAATGCCACGGCCCGTGTCATGACCAACAAGAAGGTGGCCAACCCCTACACCAATG gCTGGAAGCTGAACCCGGTGGTGGGAGCAGTCTACGGCCCCGAATTCTACGCAG TAACGGGGTTCCCATACCCCACCACGGGAACGGCCGTGGCCTACCGAGGGGCACACCTACGGGGTCGAGGACGTGCCGTCTACAACACCTtccgggccgcgccgccgccaccgcccaTCCCCACCTACGGCGC GGTCGTCTACCAGGATGGGTTCTACGGAGCTGAGATCTAC gggGGCTACGCTGCCTACAGGTACGCCCAgcccgcagcagcagcagccgcgTACAGCGACAG TTATGGCAGAGTGTACGCAGCAGCAGACCCCTACCACCACACCATCGGCCCCGCCGCCACGTACAGCATTGGCACCATG GCTAGTCTATACCGAGGAGGGTACAGCCGCTTCACTCCCTACTAG
- the RBFOX3 gene encoding RNA binding protein fox-1 homolog 3 isoform X4, protein MLPHSLPCPPAFLYLQQGNQDATAPPDAMAQPYPPAQYPPPPQNGIPAEYAPPHPHPTQDYSGQSTVPEHAMTLYTPAQSHTEQPGTDASTQSIAGTQTVPQTDEAAQTDSQQLHSSDNTEKQQPKRLHVSNIPFRFRDPDLRQMFGQFGKILDVEIIFNERGSKGFGFVTFETSTDADRAREKLNGTIVEGRKIEVNNATARVMTNKKVANPYTNGWKLNPVVGAVYGPEFYAVTGFPYPTTGTAVAYRGAHLRGRGRAVYNTFRAAPPPPPIPTYGAVVYQDGFYGAEIYGGYAAYRYAQPAAAAAAYSDSYGRVYAAADPYHHTIGPAATYSIGTMASLYRGGYSRFTPY, encoded by the exons GGTAACCAGGACGCCACGGCTCCACCAGACGCGATGGCTCAACCCTACCCCCCGGCCCAGTACCCCCCGCCCCCCCAGAATGGGATCCCCGCAGAGTACGCACCACCACACCCCCACCCCACGCAGGACTACTCGGGGCAGAGCACAGTACCGGAGCACGCCATGACCCTCTAcacaccagcacagagccacaCCGAGCAGCCAGGCACCGACGCCAGCACACAGTCCATAGCAGGGACACAGACGGTACCG CAGACAGACGAGGCGGCACAGACAGACAGCCAGCAGCTACACTCCTCAGAcaacacagagaagcagcagcccaaGAGGTTACATGTCTCCAACATTCCCTTTCGATTCCGGGACCCTGACCTGCGGCAAATGTTTGGG CAATTCGGGAAAATTCTGGATGTGGAGATCATTTTCAATGAGCGGGGCTCCAAG GGTTTTGGGTTTGTAACTTTTGAAACTAGCACAGATGCCGACCGGGCACGGGAGAAGCTGAATGGCACCATCGTAGAGGGCCGGAAGATTGAG GTGAACAATGCCACGGCCCGTGTCATGACCAACAAGAAGGTGGCCAACCCCTACACCAATG gCTGGAAGCTGAACCCGGTGGTGGGAGCAGTCTACGGCCCCGAATTCTACGCAG TAACGGGGTTCCCATACCCCACCACGGGAACGGCCGTGGCCTACCGAGGGGCACACCTACGGGGTCGAGGACGTGCCGTCTACAACACCTtccgggccgcgccgccgccaccgcccaTCCCCACCTACGGCGC GGTCGTCTACCAGGATGGGTTCTACGGAGCTGAGATCTAC gggGGCTACGCTGCCTACAGGTACGCCCAgcccgcagcagcagcagccgcgTACAGCGACAG TTATGGCAGAGTGTACGCAGCAGCAGACCCCTACCACCACACCATCGGCCCCGCCGCCACGTACAGCATTGGCACCATG GCTAGTCTATACCGAGGAGGGTACAGCCGCTTCACTCCCTACTAG
- the RBFOX3 gene encoding RNA binding protein fox-1 homolog 3 isoform X3, which produces MLCSMANSGCLLVSNSGMLPHSLPCPPAFLYLQQGNQDATAPPDAMAQPYPPAQYPPPPQNGIPAEYAPPHPHPTQDYSGQSTVPEHAMTLYTPAQSHTEQPGTDASTQSIAGTQTVPQTDEAAQTDSQQLHSSDNTEKQQPKRLHVSNIPFRFRDPDLRQMFGQFGKILDVEIIFNERGSKGFGFVTFETSTDADRAREKLNGTIVEGRKIEVNNATARVMTNKKVANPYTNGWKLNPVVGAVYGPEFYAVTGFPYPTTGTAVAYRGAHLRGRGRAVYNTFRAAPPPPPIPTYGAVVYQDGFYGAEIYGGYAAYRYAQPAAAAAAYSDSYGRVYAAADPYHHTIGPAATYSIGTM; this is translated from the exons GGTAACCAGGACGCCACGGCTCCACCAGACGCGATGGCTCAACCCTACCCCCCGGCCCAGTACCCCCCGCCCCCCCAGAATGGGATCCCCGCAGAGTACGCACCACCACACCCCCACCCCACGCAGGACTACTCGGGGCAGAGCACAGTACCGGAGCACGCCATGACCCTCTAcacaccagcacagagccacaCCGAGCAGCCAGGCACCGACGCCAGCACACAGTCCATAGCAGGGACACAGACGGTACCG CAGACAGACGAGGCGGCACAGACAGACAGCCAGCAGCTACACTCCTCAGAcaacacagagaagcagcagcccaaGAGGTTACATGTCTCCAACATTCCCTTTCGATTCCGGGACCCTGACCTGCGGCAAATGTTTGGG CAATTCGGGAAAATTCTGGATGTGGAGATCATTTTCAATGAGCGGGGCTCCAAG GGTTTTGGGTTTGTAACTTTTGAAACTAGCACAGATGCCGACCGGGCACGGGAGAAGCTGAATGGCACCATCGTAGAGGGCCGGAAGATTGAG GTGAACAATGCCACGGCCCGTGTCATGACCAACAAGAAGGTGGCCAACCCCTACACCAATG gCTGGAAGCTGAACCCGGTGGTGGGAGCAGTCTACGGCCCCGAATTCTACGCAG TAACGGGGTTCCCATACCCCACCACGGGAACGGCCGTGGCCTACCGAGGGGCACACCTACGGGGTCGAGGACGTGCCGTCTACAACACCTtccgggccgcgccgccgccaccgcccaTCCCCACCTACGGCGC GGTCGTCTACCAGGATGGGTTCTACGGAGCTGAGATCTAC gggGGCTACGCTGCCTACAGGTACGCCCAgcccgcagcagcagcagccgcgTACAGCGACAG TTATGGCAGAGTGTACGCAGCAGCAGACCCCTACCACCACACCATCGGCCCCGCCGCCACGTACAGCATTGGCACCATG TGA
- the RBFOX3 gene encoding RNA binding protein fox-1 homolog 3 isoform X5, with product MLCSMANSGCLLVSNSGMLPHSLPCPPAFLYLQQGNQDATAPPDAMAQPYPPAQYPPPPQNGIPAEYAPPHPHPTQDYSGQSTVPEHAMTLYTPAQSHTEQPGTDASTQSIAGTQTVPQTDEAAQTDSQQLHSSDNTEKQQPKRLHVSNIPFRFRDPDLRQMFGQFGKILDVEIIFNERGSKVNNATARVMTNKKVANPYTNGWKLNPVVGAVYGPEFYAVTGFPYPTTGTAVAYRGAHLRGRGRAVYNTFRAAPPPPPIPTYGAVVYQDGFYGAEIYGGYAAYRYAQPAAAAAAYSDSYGRVYAAADPYHHTIGPAATYSIGTMASLYRGGYSRFTPY from the exons GGTAACCAGGACGCCACGGCTCCACCAGACGCGATGGCTCAACCCTACCCCCCGGCCCAGTACCCCCCGCCCCCCCAGAATGGGATCCCCGCAGAGTACGCACCACCACACCCCCACCCCACGCAGGACTACTCGGGGCAGAGCACAGTACCGGAGCACGCCATGACCCTCTAcacaccagcacagagccacaCCGAGCAGCCAGGCACCGACGCCAGCACACAGTCCATAGCAGGGACACAGACGGTACCG CAGACAGACGAGGCGGCACAGACAGACAGCCAGCAGCTACACTCCTCAGAcaacacagagaagcagcagcccaaGAGGTTACATGTCTCCAACATTCCCTTTCGATTCCGGGACCCTGACCTGCGGCAAATGTTTGGG CAATTCGGGAAAATTCTGGATGTGGAGATCATTTTCAATGAGCGGGGCTCCAAG GTGAACAATGCCACGGCCCGTGTCATGACCAACAAGAAGGTGGCCAACCCCTACACCAATG gCTGGAAGCTGAACCCGGTGGTGGGAGCAGTCTACGGCCCCGAATTCTACGCAG TAACGGGGTTCCCATACCCCACCACGGGAACGGCCGTGGCCTACCGAGGGGCACACCTACGGGGTCGAGGACGTGCCGTCTACAACACCTtccgggccgcgccgccgccaccgcccaTCCCCACCTACGGCGC GGTCGTCTACCAGGATGGGTTCTACGGAGCTGAGATCTAC gggGGCTACGCTGCCTACAGGTACGCCCAgcccgcagcagcagcagccgcgTACAGCGACAG TTATGGCAGAGTGTACGCAGCAGCAGACCCCTACCACCACACCATCGGCCCCGCCGCCACGTACAGCATTGGCACCATG GCTAGTCTATACCGAGGAGGGTACAGCCGCTTCACTCCCTACTAG